The Radiobacillus deserti genomic interval TAACTATTACGAAGAGAAGAGCAGATTCGATGGCAAAAAGAATGATTTGTAGAATGAAGAATTAGATACATATGGAGATATTTATGTTTAATTTACATTTAATTCTGCTAATCTAAAGCCAACAACATTATTTATGTTTTTGAAAAACTGAATTTATAATTAACTACAGGGAGATAAAAATCAATTTTAGCAAAGCTCTTCTTATTCACATAGTTTTTTTGTATAATTAGATTGAGGTGATTTATATGGTAAAAATAGATGATGAATATAGTGATGATACAATATTACACAAAGCAATCGAATTAGTTAAAATCGGAAAAACTTACGGAGAAGTTCAAAATAAATTTAATTTGTCAGATAATGATATTAATCTAATTGATTTTGTTATTAATGAGTTTTAGTTTCTTATATCATATCTAGTAATTTCTAATATACACCTGATTTAGAGATTACTATCTAACTTAAAAACAGTTAGATTACTTCTATTTCAAAGTCCTCTTTAGTAAAGCCAAACTCTTCACGTTCCTTCTTTGTGAATAGTGACTCTTCACCTTCTGTAAACTTTTGCACTATTGTTTCTACCTTCATCACATCATATATTCCTTGTTCAATTGCCTCTATTATAACAGCATCCATCCTAGCTTCCTTAAACGATTTCCCTAATTTTTGGAGCAAAGTCTCAGTTTCAACCAATCCCAATTGCATTGATAATGCTATGCGGAATACTATACATGCTGGAACTTCTCTTGATCCATTTATGTATCTACTAAGGGTAGCTTCTTTAATTAAACTACGCCTTGATAAAGTAGCCTGCGTTACATTATTTTCGAACATTAATTTATTCAAATACTGACGAAAATCCCCCTCTTGAACATTAGTATTTCTTCTAACAGCATCTTCAAATCTCGAAAGACTCATTCTCGAAAACACATGCCCAAATCCTGTTTGTAAGTCTTCTTCAAATCTAATGTTACGTTTATATTCTATTCGGATTGCTTCTAGCTTTCTAATCATTTCACCGTTATCAATAAGAAGTTGAATATTCGTTAGAATTCGGTTCAATTTTATGCTCATTTATATCACCTCTTAAAACAGAATAATATACCTACAATAATTAAAGTTTGCATCCTATCTCTTACACTATTATTATAATATCATTCTACAATCCCCAATATATGATTGCTCTGAAGTAAGAATATACAATACATAACTCTTAATAAACATAAGAAATTTGCTTTATTTTTAAGTACTATGAAAAAGTGTTCATAGCACTTAAAAATATGAGAGATTAGAGATAGGGTCTATTATAGAAGAACACACTATAACCCTTGAAGTATTTAATCCTCCCGTGAGACTTTCAATTTATATTTAGAACAATTCGAATATCTTTATATTATAGTCTATCTCTAAATACAAACGACTTTTAGA includes:
- a CDS encoding XRE family transcriptional regulator, which codes for MSIKLNRILTNIQLLIDNGEMIRKLEAIRIEYKRNIRFEEDLQTGFGHVFSRMSLSRFEDAVRRNTNVQEGDFRQYLNKLMFENNVTQATLSRRSLIKEATLSRYINGSREVPACIVFRIALSMQLGLVETETLLQKLGKSFKEARMDAVIIEAIEQGIYDVMKVETIVQKFTEGEESLFTKKEREEFGFTKEDFEIEVI